The following proteins come from a genomic window of Drosophila sulfurigaster albostrigata strain 15112-1811.04 chromosome X, ASM2355843v2, whole genome shotgun sequence:
- the LOC133848094 gene encoding small ribosomal subunit protein eS6, whose protein sequence is MKLNVSYPATGCQKLFEVVDEHKLRVFYEKRMGQIVEADILGDEWKGYQLRISGGNDKQGFPMKQGVLTHGRVRLLLKKGHSCYRPRRTGERKRKSVRGCIVDANMSVLALVVIKKGEQDIAGLTDTTIPRRLGPKRASKIRKLYNLTKEDDVRRFVVRRPLAAKDNKKATSKAPKIQRLITPVVLQRKHRRIALKKKRQQASKEAAADYAKLLVQRKKESKAKREEAKRRRSASIRESKSSVSSDKK, encoded by the exons ATGAAG CTCAACGTTTCCTATCCCGCTACGGGATGCCAAAAGCTGTTCGAGGTTGTCGATGAGCACAAACTGCGTGTGTTCTACGAGAAGCGTATGGGCCAAATTGTGGAAGCCGATATTCTCGGTGATGAGTGGAAGGGCTACCAACTGCGCATCTCTGGCGGCAACGACAAGCAGGGTTTCCCCATGAAGCAGGGCGTGCTCACCCACG GTCGTGTGCGTTTGCTGTTGAAGAAGGGACACTCTTGCTACCGTCCACGTCGTACTGGCGAGCGCAAGCGTAAGTCGGTGCGTGGCTGCATTGTGGATGCCAACATGTCGGTGCTCGCTTTGGTCGTCATCAAGAAGGGCGAACAAGATATTGCCGGTCTTACCGACACCACAATTCCCCGTCGCTTGGGTCCCAAGCGTGCCAGCAAGATCCGCAAGCTGTACAACCTGACCAAGGAGGATGATGTGCGTCGCTTTGTCGTGCGTCGCCCATTGGCCGCCAAGGACAACAAGAAGGCCACCTCGAAGGCGCCCAAAATCCAGCGTCTCATCACACCCGTGGTGCTGCAGCGCAAACACAGACGCATTGCACTGAAGAAGAAGCGCCAGCAGGCTTCCAAGGAGGCTGCCGCCGACTACGCCAAGCTGTTGGTGCAGCGCAAGAAGGAGTCCAAGGCTAAGCGTGAGGAGGCCAAGCGTCGTCGCTCTGCCTCGATCCGCGAATCGAAGAGCTCCGTTTCAAGTGACAAGAAGTAA
- the LOC133848416 gene encoding bystin, with protein MGKPKKANVATIKNVNLEKQITEGKVSKAKNKDKVKLRAEESPNLDTKSSQKILAAARQQQLEMDEENFPSLVPKRSVNFNLHDNIEQDEPDVSETDFMADLGMDDDDVAAFERFAQPAKEGKRTLQLSQMIMQKIQEKEADIHTKISDEGSLKIEEIDPKVKEMYEGVRDVLKRYRSGKIPKAFKIIPKLRNWEQILFITEPHNWSAAAMFQGTRIFCSVLSQAMAQRFYNLVLLPRVRDDLCEYKKLNMHLYNALKRALFKPAAFMKGIILPLLEGGDCTLREAIIFGSIVARSSIPVLHSSACLLKICEMSYSGANSIFIRYFLDKRYALPYRVIDAAVHHFIRFENDRRELPVLWHQSLLTFAQRYKNDISSEQKEALLQLLKKKSHPKMTPDIRRELQAASCRDEEMMETDNATAGQPIKMFTDADVFYEG; from the exons atgGGCAAGCCTAAGAAAGCAAACGTGGCgacaattaaaaatgtcaacTTGGAGAAACAAATCACAGAAGGCAAAGTGTCCAAAGCCAAAAATAAGGATAAGGTCAAGTTGCGTGCTGAAGAATCACCG AATCTAGACACAAAAAGCAGTCAAAAGATTCTGGCCGCAgccagacaacaacagctggaAATGGATGAGGAGAACTTTCCCAGTTTGGTTCCCAAACGCAGCGTCAACTTCAATTTGC ACGATAACATTGAACAGGATGAGCCCGATGTGAGTGAAACGGACTTTATGGCCGATCTGGGCATGGATGACGACGATGTTGCCGCCTTCGAACGTTTCGCACAGCCTGCCAAAGAAGGCAAACGCACCCTGCAGCTATCGCAGATGATAATGCAAAAGATCCAGGAGAAGGAGGCGGATATACACACAAAGATCTCGGACGAGGGTTCACTAAAGATCGAAGAAATCGATCCCAAAGTCAAGGAGATGTACGAAGGTGTACGCGATGTCCTCAAACGCTATCGCAGCGGCAAAATCCCCAAGGCCTTCAAGATCATACCCAAGCTGCGTAATTGGGAGCAGATTCTGTTCATCACGGAGCCGCACAATTGGAGCGCTGCTGCCATGTTCCAGGGCACACGCATCTTCTGCTCGGTGCTGTCCCAGGCGATGGCACAGCGTTTCTACAATCTGGTGCTGTTGCCACGTGTACGCGATGATCTTTGCGAGTACAAGAAGCTCAATATGCATCTGTATAATGCACTGAAGCGTGCTCTATTCAAGCCGGCGGCATTCATGAAGGGCATCATATTGCCACTGCTGGAGGGCGGCGATTGTACGTTGCGTGAGGCGATCATCTTTGGCAGCATTGTGGCCAGAAGCTCGATTCCGGTGCTGCATTCATCGGCTTGCCTGCTCAAGATCTGTGAGATGAGCTATTCGGGTGCCAATTCGATATTCATACGTTATTTCCTGGACAAACGTTATGCGTTGCCGTATCGTGTCATCGATGCAGCCGTGCATCATTTCATCAG ATTCGAGAACGATAGACGCGAATTGCCCGTGTTGTGGCATCAAAGTCTTCTGACATTCGCACAGCGCTACAAGAACGACATCTCTTCCGAACAAAAGGAGGCATTGTTGCAGCTCTTGAA AAAGAAATCTCATCCCAAGATGACGCCAGATATTAGGCGAGAACTCCAAGCGGCATCTTGTCGCGATGAGGAAATGATGGAGACAGATAATGCCACGGCTGGTCAACCGATTAAAATGTTCACGGACGCCGATGTGTTCTACGAGGGCTAA